The sequence ATATGGTGTATTGGAGGCGAAAATGGGTGGTATTATGCCAATTGGCTATGGCGCATAAGGGGAATCCTCGATAAGATAGCCGGTGGTGTTGGTTTAAGAAGAGGTCGTACGTCGACCAATTCATTAAACGTTGGGGATGCATTGGACTTTTGGAGAGTATTGTATGCAGACAAAACGGAAGGCCGCTTACTGCTGTTTGCCGAAATGAAATTGCCGGGTGAAGCATGGCTGGAGTTCAGAATTGTTGAAAATAAATTGATACAAACAGCGACATTCCGACCAAAAGGCTTAATGGGACGTTTATACTGGTTTACAGTTCTTCCTTTTCATAGTTTCATTTTCAAAGGGATGATTCGAAAACTAACCCAATAGAGTAAAAGCACGCAAGAAAGCGGGCATTCCAAGATTAAATGATACCTGAACAGAGCAGTTTGCCCACACCAATAAAATTATTTATTATGAAGAAAATTTTAGTAGTAGCCGTTTTGATGGCCGGATGTTTTTTGCCGGCATTTGCTCAACGCGTCATCGTATTCCGCAACAAGTTGCTTCAACCAGACTCTGCTCTTTATCAAAGGGCATTAAAAAACAACCAGCCAGCAAACTACACATGGAAAGATGGCAACTCTGAATGGAAATTAAATAATCAGGGAGGCAATAACCGCTTACAACTTCCGGACTTGAAAGGCGGAAATCTGAATCTTGCAATGAATAGACCCCTTGAAATGGAAAAAATGCCGTGTGTAAAACCTTCGGGAAATTATCGGATACCCGTCAGCAAACCCGATTCGACTGTAAAACATACCCTGTTGATAAAGAAGTTCTGATGAAAGTTGCGTCGACTTTGCAATAACGAGTGATTGAAATTTGCTAAAATTTACTGCCATGCTATACCAAATGAAAATTATTACTTTATGAAATCGCTGCTTTTCATTCCGCTTCTTTTTTGTGCATTCCATTGCTTTGGACAATCGTCTGACATTAAAATCAACAACGATTATTTTCTTTTGGGGACTCTAAACGATTACATGGGAAGGGACAAATACAGCGAGGTAGCCAATCGGGTTGATGAGTATTATCCGAATGAAAAACCTCTTGTGTCCGTGCTTGATTCAATCTACAAAAACAGTTATCCGGATTTGGCTTTGGCGACAAGCCCCCAAACGGGCAGATTAGAATTGCGGTCAACGCTTCTATCACAAAAAATAAACGATTTCTATGATTTTCAGCCTTCTGGTCGTGGCACTTATTGCGGAAAAGCCGATTTCAAAACATTAAATCTTGACTCATTAGCAAAAACACCTGATTTTCACTCAAAATATTTCGAATCAGTTTATACTGGAAGTGTGAAGACCGACATTTTTACAAGCGACTCCGAACGGTTTTCTTTCATTGCGGGAGCATACATCCGGTTTGGAGGCAAAAAAGATTCGCTTTACTACATAAGTATTTCAAATTCCACCAGCAAGGTGAAAGTTCTGGCAGAACAATTGAAATACCTGAAATGCACCAACGTGGACTATGTTATAAAAAAAGACTACATCCCCTGTGGTCACACAGTGTATTTTACCCCAACGGAAGAATTGAGAAACTATCTTGAAACAAGCTATCGAAAGCAGGGGCATTTGTAGAGAACGTCAAGACGGGCTGTTGTATCAATATTCGCTTCCATGAGGACTATATTTTCAACTCAATAAAAGTTATTTAAAACAAATACTAATTTTAGCCCTGTTTTGTAATTAAAATAAAATTTGCACCTTTGCAATTCCAATTAATTTTTCTGACAGCCATTTTATGAGACTCATATTCTGGCTGTTTTTTAATTTATCATTCACCTTCAAAAACCAATTATGAAAAAAATTCTGACTTTAGCTGTAGTATTAATGGCAGCTGTAACCATGAATGCGCAGACCGATGTGCAGGCTCTTTACCATTTCAAAAATGGCGAAAAACACCTCACTTCAACCGTCGAAATGTTCAAAACCGACAATCACGGTAGCAACTATTTCTTCGTTGATATGGATTATGGTGTTGGAAGTGTAAAAGGTGTCAGCTCTGCTTATTGGGAAATCTCCCGCGGCATCAAATTCTGGAAATCACCGTTCGAAATCCACGTAGAATATGATGGCGGTTTAGGTCAGTATTATACTCCGGTAGGAAACGGAGCCTACACCATTAACGATGCATGGTTGTTTGGTGGACAGTACACATGGAACACAGCCGATTTCTCTAAAATCTTCACGCTTCAGGCTATGTACAAGACGATCCGCGACAAAAACAAAGCTTCGTTCCAGCTCACCGGTGTTTGGACATTGAAATTCTTCAAAGACAAATTTACAGCCAGTGGTTTTGCCGATTTCTGGAAAGAAGACAATTCATATGCTGATGGCAGAACCAGCAAATATGTGTTTGTTTCTCAACCTCAGTTCTGGTACAACGTAGACAGCCACTTCTCTGTAGGTAGCGAAATTGACCTGAGCTGCAGCTTTGCCGGTAACAGAAAATTCTATTTCGATCCGACTCTGGCCGCTAAATGGACATTCTAATTGCAGAGCAAAGAATAAAAACAAAAGAGTAAAGACATTAGATCATTATCTCAATAAACCATTTATAAACAAACTATTATGCTGGATCGTTTTTTCAAGCTCACCGACAATAAAACCAACGTTCGCACGGAGGTGATTGCCGGTGTCACCACATTTATGACGATGGCATATATCTTGTTCCTTAATCCGAACATTCTTTCGGTAACCGGAATGGATAAAAATGCCGTGTTCTTCGCTACTGCCGTTGGTGCAGGTATCGTAACTATCGCAATGGGTCTGATTGCCAACTTCCCGATGGCATTGGCTCCTGGTATGGGTCTCAACGCACTGTTTGCTACCGTTGCCGTAGCAGGTGTTGGTATGATGTCATGGCAAGTAGGGCTGGGCGCTGTATTTATTTCGGGTATCATCTTTATCATTCTCACGGTAACCCGCGTCCGACAAATACTGGTTGTAGCCGTTCCTACCTCCATGAAACTGGCAATTACGGTCGGTATCGGGTTGTTTATCACCATCATTGGGTTGAAGCTTTCCGAAGTAATGACCGTTAGCACAGCTGCTATTCAACCTACAATGGATGCAATGGGTAAAAACGGCGGTCATGCGCTGCTGAAATTCTTCGAGTGGAATGTTGGTATCGGTTCTTTCAAGAATCCATCCATGTTACTCTGCATCATCGGCCTTACCATCACAGCCATTTTGATGGCCCGTAAAATAAAAGGAGCTTTATTAATCGGTATCGTGGTTACCACCCTGATCGGAATTCCAATGGGTGTTACCGTTATTCCGGCTAACTTCACCTTCTTTGCATTGCCCGATTTCCACAACCTGGCAGTTGGCGCACTCGACATCAAAGGCGCATTCAGCATGGGTATCTGGACGGTAGTGTTCACCTTTACTTTCGTTGAATTGTTCGATACATTCGGAACGCTGGTCGGAACTGCCAACAAAGCAGGCCTGATCGACAAAGACGGTAACTCTCCCAAAATCGGAAAAGCGATGCTGGTAGATGCTATCGGGGTATCGTTTGGTGCATTGATGGGAACATCAACCATCACCACGTACGTGGAAAGTGCAGCCGGTATCGGCGAAGGTGGCCGCACAGGTCTTACCGCCATCACCACCGGTTTGCTCTTCCTGTTGGCGCTGTTGATTGCTCCGCTGGCTCAGCTGATTCCTGATGCTGCCACTGCTCCCGCATTGATTATCGTGGGTGTTTTGATGGCCTCGTCTATCGTTGATATCGACTTCAAAGACTTTACCGAAGGTTTTCCTGCATTCATGACTTTTGCCCTGATGCCTTTCACTTATAGCATCGCAAATGGTATTGCAGGCGGTATTGTTTTCTATACAATTTTGAAAGTTGTAACCGGTCAGGGCAAGAAAGTACACTGGATGATGTACCTGCTCTTCGCACTGGTAGTAGCCCGTTACATATTCCTGAGCGAATAAACAAGCTACTCATAAATAAACGAAAGCCCTTTGATGCTCTATCGCTCAAAGGGCTTTTTTATGAATTAAAATTTGCTTTTGACAAAGAAATTATTCAACTTTGAAATCTGTTCTTTTGTCTATAACCTTATTACTATGGCAACAATCCTCATTACCGGTGGCACTGGTCTTATCGGCAATTATCTCTCGCGGTTTCTCAAAGAAAAAGGCCACACGGTTGCCCTGCTGAGTCGTTCGGGCAAGCATTCGGAAGAATTTCCTGTCTATTTCTGGGACATCGACAAACAAATTATCGACCCGAAAGCTATCACTTCGGCCGACTATATCATCCACCTTGCCGGAGAAAACATAGGGGCAAAACGATGGACGGAAGAACGCAAAAAAGAGATTATCTCCAGCAGGATTCTGCCAACACAGCTTCTTTTCGATGCCATATCGAAAAGCTCGCATAAACCCGCAGCTTTTATTTCAGCTTCTGCCATAGGATATTATGGTGCCGTCACTTCATCGCATATCTTTACCGAGACAGATCCGGCGGCAAACGACTTTTTGGGCCATACCTGTCGCCAGTGGGAAAGCGAAGTTGACCGTTTTCAGGAACTCGCAATCAGAGTTGTCAAAATCAGAACCGGAATTGCCTTAACCTCTGCGGGAGGAGCTCTCGAGAAGATAAAAAAGCCTGTAGCCCTCGGACTTGGTGCTCCCTTAGGCTCTGGCAATCAATATATGCCTTGGATACACATTGACGATTTGTGCCATATCTATCTGAAAGCCATTGAGGATGCAACCATGCAAGGAGCTTATAATGCAGTAGCTCCGGAGCATGCAACCAACCGAGAGCTAATGGAAGCCATTGCCCGGGTGTTGCACAAAAAAATCCGTCTTCCGAAAATACCATCCACCGTGCTCAAATTAGCTTTGGGGCCAATGTCCGAAATGCTATTAACCGGAAGCCGTGTTTCGTCCGAAAAACTAATTGAGTCAGGCTTTCAATTCCGTTTCGCTAACCTTCAAGGTTCACTTACTGATTTATTAAAAAAAGAAATCCGGTTATAATGAAAATAAGATCAATTATCCTGTTTATTCTCATATTGTTGCAAAGTCCGGTAGCGGGACAAAACGCAACAAATAAAATCAAAATTTCCGACGACATTGATCTGATCCGGCTTTCACCCAACGCCTATATTCACGTGTCGAGGGCTTCTATGGGCTCATTCGGGATGGTTTCATCTAACGGATTGATTTTTATTGAAAAAGGCAAAGCATTCCTTTTCGACACTCCTGCCAACAACACTCAAACAAGGACATTGGTAAAATGGGTGGAGGATTCGCTACATGTCAGATTTGCCGGATTCGTACCCAACCACTGGCATGAGGACTGTATGGGAGGGCTTGGCTACCTCAAAACACGTCACATTCCATCGTATGCCAACCAGATGACCATCGCTCTTGCCAAACAACATCACCTTCCCGTTCCGGATAAAGGATTCAAAGATTCGCTGATTCTGCATCTTGGTAACAAAAGGGTAGAATGTTATTATCCGGGTAAAGGCCATTCCACAGACAATATCGTGGTATGGATTCCATCCGAAAAAATATTGTTTGCCGGCTGCATGGTAAAAGAGATGAAGGCAAATACCAAAGGCAATCTCTCGGATGCAGACGTAAAAGCCTGGCCTGCTACTATCAAAAAAGTGATGGCAAGATTTCAATCTGCCCGCATCGTGATTCCCGGACACGGAGAGGCCGGAGGGTTTGAATTGTTGCAACACACCATAGAAGTCGTCTGCAAATAGCCTCTACCCGACGATTCCGATTCTCACACAGTTGCAATCTAACTCTATTTTACTACCTTTGCATGAAGTTTTTAAGATACAAACATGGGCAGAATACTCGCCATTGATTACGGACAAAAACGCGTCGGAATCGCAGTTACCGATATACTGCGCATCACGGCTAACGGACTGACAACAGTACCTGTTGCGCAGATATTTGAGTTTTTGACAGACTATTTTACCAAAGAGCAGGTAGACACGGTAGTGGTAGGCTTACCCAAGCAAATGAACAACCAACCGTCGGAATCGATGCGTTTTATAACTCCGTTTGTCAATGGATTTAAAAAGCGGTTTCCTGCAATGACAATAGAGATGTATGATGAGCGTTTCACTTCCGTGTTGGCACACAAAGCCATGCTCGATGGAGGACTAAAGAAAAAAGCCCGTCAGGACAAATCGTTGGTCGATCAAATCAGTGCCACCATCATTTTGCAATCGTATCTTGAAAGCAAAAGACAATTTTGATTTATTAATAGCTAACCATTAATTTCAAGTGATTTATCCTATCTACACTTACGGCCAACCTGTTTTAAGAAAAGTAGCAGAACCAATCGACGCCAACTATCCGGATCTAAAGAAAGTAATCGACAATATGTTCGACACACTCTATCATTCTGACGGCATCGGTCTTGCTGCACCTCAGGTTGGACTTTCCATAAGACTTATCGTAATTGATTTAGCTCCGCTTTCAGAAACAAAAACAGAACTTCGTGATTTCAAGAAAGTACTTATCAATGCAGAAATTCTTGAACGCAGCGGAGAAGAAGTCAAAGAGGAAGAAGGCTGTCTGAGTCTTCCCGGAATTCAGGAATATGTTCCCAGAAGTAATAAAATCACCATTCGTTATTGTGACGAAAACTTCACAGAACATATCGAATCGTACGAAGATTATACTGCGAGAGTTATTCAACATGAGTACGATCACATTGACGGACACATGTTTATCGATCACATTTCACCTATCCGCCGCCAGTTAATCAAAGGAAAATTGTTAGCAATAAGCAAAGGAACGGTAAAATGCAGTTATAAGATTAAGCCTGTAAAATAAAGCGACAATATGCCTTATTCATCCAAACATATTTGCTCGAAAAGCGGATGCTTCCGTTTCCTGGCTGTCATCTGCATCGGACTGCTGGTAAATGCGTGCTCTATTTCGTATAAATTCAACGGATCATCCATCGATTATACGAAAACCAAAACAATCACCATTGCCGACTTTCCAAACAACGCGACGTTGGTTTACCCGCAATTGGCATCGAAACTCAATACCGCGCTCAAAGATTTCTTTAACCGCAGAACAAAATTACAGCAGGTTAAACGCAATGGAGACATGCAAATAGAGGGTGAAATTACGGATTACAGGCTGACTCCATTATCAATACAGGCAAATGCTTTGGCTGCACAAACGCAGCTTACAATGACGGTAAGGTTCAAATATACCAATACCAAGAATCCGAAAGATGATTTAGAGACCACGCTCTCGGCCTCTCAGACATTCGACAGTTCCAAGATGCTGACTGCTGTTCAGGAAGCGCTTGCAGATGAGATGGTAAAAGAAATTACCGAAAAGATATACAACCAAACAGTGGCAAGATGGTAATCAAACGTTCGTTATGACAATTGAACAGCTTTCTCAATGGATGCACGAGCCACACACTCTCAATCAGGAGCAGGTGGCAGAACTCAGGAAACTTTGCGAAGAGTTTCCCTATTTTGCCGTTTCCAGAATGCTACTGCTAAAAGGGCTTCGCAATACCAACGATGTTCTTTTTGAATCGGAAACCCGAAAAACAGCAGCCTATTGCCCTGACCGTCGAAAGCTTTACTTTCTGCTTTATCCTGTTACTGAAACGCAAAATCAATCTGGCAGCCTGTCTAAATCGCCTTACAATGATTTGCCCGGTGATTATTTCAGCTTGCAAGAAGTAAATGAACCGGAAGATAAGTCTCAGTCATTAAAGAGCCTTGCACAAAAATTAAAAGAAGCGCGGCAACAAAAAGCGGCCACTGCAACAACCATTCGAACGACAACGCCTGCTCCGGAAATCACAGAAGAACCCATCGAACTGGTAGAGGAAGAACTTATTTTCACGGAAGATGAGGCAATTCGCCTGATAAGAGCCAAGAATTTTGAAAAAGCACTTAAAATATTACGTGTTTTACATTTGAATATTCCAGAAAAAAGTGTTTACTTTGCAGACCAAATTCGGTATTTAGAAAAAATTATCGCAACTATTAATAAATCATAGCTATATGTACATTTTAGCAACTATTTTGATTGTTTTGGCAGCCATTTTGATGGTACTTGTCGTATTGGTTCAAAACTCCAAAGGCGGCGGGTTAGTATCTGGTTTTTCATCTTCCAACCAAATTATGGGTGTTCGTAAAACCACAGACTTCCTTGAAAAAGCAACCTGGGTGTTAGCAATTACAATCGTGGTACTGAGCGTAGTAGCTACAGGTTATGTAGAAAAACAATCTATGCAGGTAGGTTCTGATGTAACCGAAGGTGCAAGCGCAGCTCAACAACAGGAAGCTTCAAAAACTAAAATCCCGAATTTCAACGAAAACGCTAAGCCTCAATCGCAACCTCAGCAACAACCGGCTCAGCCTGCCCAACCGGCAAAATAAAAAAGAAAAAAAATTACGCGCTAAGTGCAAAATTGCATTGGTTTTTTTGCAATAAAAATTGTACCTTTGCAGCGCAAAAATCGGGGTGTAGCACAGTTGGCTAGCGCGCCACGTTCGGGACGTGGAGGTCGGAAGTTCGAGTCTTCTCACCCCGACCAAAAAGACCTGCAAATAGAACATTTGCAGGTCTTTTTTTTATACACCTGACGGCAAAAAAACGGTTACTCTCATCACATCGCATACAATTCAACAACATGGACAAATCAGTTATCATTACCAGCAACCTGACACAGGAAATAAACAATCAAATAGAACGTCTTTCTCCTGATTCGGTATTTCTTTTGGCAGACACAAATACTTATCGTCTTTGCCTCCCCCTGCTGGCGAAAGATAACAATATGGCGGCTTATCCTATCATTGAAATACCAGCCGGCGACGAAAACAAAAATCTGAACTCGTTGTCAATCGTTTGGGAATATCTTTCGTCTCACGGAGCTACCCGCAAATCATTATTAATTAATATAGGTGGCGGTATGACTACCGATTTGGGAGGTTTCGCTGCATCTACGTTCAAACGGGGCATTCAGTACATCAACGTCCCCACAAGCCTGCTGGGAGCTGTTGATGCAGCTGTAGGCGGAAAAACAGGCATCAACTTCAACGGGCTCAAGAATGAAGTCGGAGTAATACAATCGGCAGATGCCGTAATTCTCTATCCCGAATTCTTCCGCACATTGGATACTAAAAACATCCTGTCGGGATATGCAGAAATGTTGAAACATGCTTTGTTGAAATCGGAACAAGAGTGGAAAGATGTCGTTTCTTTTGATTTCGACAACATCAACTACGATCTTCTCGGCGAACTAACGCAACGCTCAATTGCCGTAAAAGAAGCCATTGTGGCGCAAGATCCTACAGAACAGAATATCCGCAAAGCGCTTAATTTGGGACACACTTTCGGTCATGCTTTCGAAAGCTTCTCTTATACATCGGAACAACCACTGCTACACGGTTACGCCGTGGCATTCGGAATGATTTGCGAAATTTATCTATCTCTGAAAAAGCTGGGCTTCCCGGCAACCATACTTTCACAGCTCGTACAACTTGTGAAAGAGAACTATGGGATAGTGCAATATAGTTGCAAAAACTACGACACACTGTATGAGCTGATGACTCACGACAAAAAGAATGATCGTTCGGGGATTAATTTTACGCTGATGGGCGGCATTGGAGATATTCGCATCAACCAACATGCCACCAAAGAAGAAATTTTTGAAGCATTCGACTTCTTAGCCGACTGTTTGGGAATTTGAAATTAACCGGCTCTCTCCTCCACCCGGGTCACAATATCGTCGACAAAGCTGAAATCGAGCACCGCTTTAGAATCGACAATCATTTGTGCCTGAGAATAAAACGGGTCGCGGGCTTGCAACATCTCATCGATGAACAAATGAAGCTCTGCGTCTGTTTTTTGGCTTACCAGGGGACGCTGAGAACGTCCGTGCTTAAGTCTCTCAACCAAAATATCCACCGGAGCACGTAAATAGATTGTCATCCCGGCCTCGTTCATCAATTTCATATTATCGTGAAAACAGGCAGCACCACCGCCTGTTGCTATCACCGTATCTTCAAATCCGCACACTTCCTGCAACATCGCATGTTCAAGATCGCGAAATCCGCTTTCTCCCCTCTCTTCAAAAAGCTGTGCAATGGTTTTATGAAAACGGCTTTCAATAAACGTATCGAGATCAACAAGCTGTAAGCCCAGTCGTGCCGAAAGCATTTTTCCGACAGTTGACTTACCGCTACCCATATATCCTACAAGAAAAATCGGATGCATTAACAATGAATAATTAAACGTTACAGAGATGAGCCAGCATGTTTCCCCCGGCAATATCTATTCCGCTGCAAAAAAAACAAAAAAAAGCGACATTCTCATCCTCTTATAGAGCCTTTTAAAAAAAAGAAGTAAATTTGCCCAACTAACGAGTTTAATGAGTTTTTTGCTTAATTGTCTGACAAACACCAAACACCCTTTAAGCAAACCCATTACTCAACCAGCCATTTCGATACAACTCCTATCTATGCAAAAAAGTTTAGTATCCATTACCGATTACTCCAAAGAAGAGATGCTTCGGATTTTGGACTATGCGGCGGAATTTGAAAAAAATCCCAACCAACACATTTTGGATGGCAAAGTGGTAGCCACCCTTTTTTTTGAGCCCTCAACACGGACTCGCCTGAGTTTTGAAACTGCCGTAAACCGCCTGGGCGGACGTATTATCGGATTTTCAGATGCGTCTACTTCCAGCTCTTCAAAAGGAGAGACACTGAAAGACACCATTAAAATGGTGAGTAACTATGCCGACCTTATTGTGATGCGCCATCCGCTCGAAGGAGCGGCACGTTACGCTTCGGAAGTAGCTAAAGTTCCGGTTATCAACGCCGGTGACGGTTCTAACCAACACCCGACACAAACTTTGTTGGATTTGTATTCAATCCGCAAAACGCAGGGACGCCTCACCGATCTGAATATTTACATGGTAGGTGACCTGAAATATGGACGTACGGTACACTCGCTGCTAATGGCAATGGCCCATTTCAAACCGACTTTCCATTTCATTGCTCCCGATGAATTGAAAATGCCGAATGAATACAAACAGTTTTGCGACGAACAAAACATCCCGTATTTCGAACATAAAGAATTGAACGAAAACATCAACGAAGCCGACATTTTGTATATGACCCGTGTACAACGGGAACGCTTTACCGACCTGATGGAATACGAAAAGGTGAAGAACGTCTATACCTTGAAAAGCAAAATGCTCGAGAACACCCGCGACAATTTGCGTATTCTCCACCCGCTACCCCGTGTGACCGAAATTGACTATGATGTGGACGACAGCGAAAAAGCATACTATTTTGATCAGGCTCAGAACGGACTTTACGTTCGCCAGGCTGTTATTTCCTGTTCTCTCGGATTATTGTAAACATAATAATTAAGCTTTTAACCCAACAAAAACATAAAAAATGAAATCCAGAATTCTGTTACTTGCAGTTTTTATTTTATCAATAGTGTCTGTTCAGGCTCAAACCCAAAACCGTCAGGATCGTGATCCGAATAAAAACGAAGACCTCTATTTCATTCCGGAAATACGGATTGGATACGGTTTTTTGGACACAAATAACCCAACGGTGTTAATCCCGGGTGCAAATAAAACCACTTACGACAATTATACCCCCATGTCTTACAGTGCGTTTATGAACTTTGGTTATCACTTCACACCATTGTACTCTGCCGGTATTGGCGTTGGTTTAATGCAATATGGCGGACCAAAATCCACCTCGCTACCGACCTACCTTGATTTCAGAGGTTATTTGCATGATGCTAAAAACACTCCGTTTGCCTTTGCTAAAGTTGGGGTATGTCTGCAATGGTGGAAAGCTTTTACTCCGGGATCATGGACAACTCTGGGTGTCGGTTACAAATTTTTCTCTGGCAAACAATGCTTCACAGCAGCTTTAGGATATGAGTTTAAGCACATCACTCCGTGGAATGACCTTCTCTCAGAAAACTATCAAAGTGGACAGTTCTCACTCAACCGCCACTCTATCACATTCACACTCGGTATGATTCTTCAATAAACAAAATAATGAGCAAAACAGAAAACAAGCAGGTGAAAATTGTTGCCGCCATCAAAGACGGCACAGTGATCGACCGTATTCCCTCCGACAAACTATTCAAGGTTGCATCGATCCTGCACATAGAGGAATTATCAAATCAGATTACGGTTGGTAATAATCTTGAAAGTCAGGAATTGGGAACAAAAGGCATCATAAAGGTGTCTGACAAGTTCTTTTCCGACAAAGACATTAATAAAATTGCACTGATTGCCCCGAATGCCAAACTGAACGTCATTCGTGATTATGTGGTAGTTGAAAAAAAGACCTTAAAGCTACCGTCTGTTCTTGAGGACATCGTAAAATGTGTCAATCCTAATTGCATCACCAACCATGAGCCGATGATGACTCGTTTTCATGTGGAAGATAACCACACACTGACTCTCCGTTGTGAATACTGCGAAAGAGTAATGAGCGGCGACGAGGTAAAAATTCTGTAAAAACATATGGAAGAGCACTCAAAAACCCTCTGGAAGCCCGGAACCATGATCTACCCCTTACCGGCCATCATGGTAAGTTGCGGAGAAACTGTAGAAGAGCACAATATCATAACTATCAGCTGGTTGGGCACAATTTGCACCAATCCTCCAATGTGTTACATCTCCGTACGTCCCGAACGTCATTCCTACCCTATCATTAAGAGGACGGGCGAATTTGTTCTGAATCTGACTACCGAAGACATGGCTTTTGCGACCGACTGGTGCGGAGTGCGATCGGGAAAGGATTTCAACAAATTCGAAGAAATGAAGCTTACCGCAGGTACCGCTTCGGCTGTTAACGCTCCTATCATCAAAG comes from Paludibacter jiangxiensis and encodes:
- the secG gene encoding preprotein translocase subunit SecG; amino-acid sequence: MYILATILIVLAAILMVLVVLVQNSKGGGLVSGFSSSNQIMGVRKTTDFLEKATWVLAITIVVLSVVATGYVEKQSMQVGSDVTEGASAAQQQEASKTKIPNFNENAKPQSQPQQQPAQPAQPAK
- the aroB gene encoding 3-dehydroquinate synthase — translated: MDKSVIITSNLTQEINNQIERLSPDSVFLLADTNTYRLCLPLLAKDNNMAAYPIIEIPAGDENKNLNSLSIVWEYLSSHGATRKSLLINIGGGMTTDLGGFAASTFKRGIQYINVPTSLLGAVDAAVGGKTGINFNGLKNEVGVIQSADAVILYPEFFRTLDTKNILSGYAEMLKHALLKSEQEWKDVVSFDFDNINYDLLGELTQRSIAVKEAIVAQDPTEQNIRKALNLGHTFGHAFESFSYTSEQPLLHGYAVAFGMICEIYLSLKKLGFPATILSQLVQLVKENYGIVQYSCKNYDTLYELMTHDKKNDRSGINFTLMGGIGDIRINQHATKEEIFEAFDFLADCLGI
- the bla gene encoding subclass B1 metallo-beta-lactamase, translating into MKIRSIILFILILLQSPVAGQNATNKIKISDDIDLIRLSPNAYIHVSRASMGSFGMVSSNGLIFIEKGKAFLFDTPANNTQTRTLVKWVEDSLHVRFAGFVPNHWHEDCMGGLGYLKTRHIPSYANQMTIALAKQHHLPVPDKGFKDSLILHLGNKRVECYYPGKGHSTDNIVVWIPSEKILFAGCMVKEMKANTKGNLSDADVKAWPATIKKVMARFQSARIVIPGHGEAGGFELLQHTIEVVCK
- the def gene encoding peptide deformylase, whose product is MIYPIYTYGQPVLRKVAEPIDANYPDLKKVIDNMFDTLYHSDGIGLAAPQVGLSIRLIVIDLAPLSETKTELRDFKKVLINAEILERSGEEVKEEEGCLSLPGIQEYVPRSNKITIRYCDENFTEHIESYEDYTARVIQHEYDHIDGHMFIDHISPIRRQLIKGKLLAISKGTVKCSYKIKPVK
- a CDS encoding DUF5020 family protein — encoded protein: MKKILTLAVVLMAAVTMNAQTDVQALYHFKNGEKHLTSTVEMFKTDNHGSNYFFVDMDYGVGSVKGVSSAYWEISRGIKFWKSPFEIHVEYDGGLGQYYTPVGNGAYTINDAWLFGGQYTWNTADFSKIFTLQAMYKTIRDKNKASFQLTGVWTLKFFKDKFTASGFADFWKEDNSYADGRTSKYVFVSQPQFWYNVDSHFSVGSEIDLSCSFAGNRKFYFDPTLAAKWTF
- a CDS encoding shikimate kinase produces the protein MHPIFLVGYMGSGKSTVGKMLSARLGLQLVDLDTFIESRFHKTIAQLFEERGESGFRDLEHAMLQEVCGFEDTVIATGGGAACFHDNMKLMNEAGMTIYLRAPVDILVERLKHGRSQRPLVSQKTDAELHLFIDEMLQARDPFYSQAQMIVDSKAVLDFSFVDDIVTRVEERAG
- a CDS encoding LptE family protein, whose protein sequence is MPYSSKHICSKSGCFRFLAVICIGLLVNACSISYKFNGSSIDYTKTKTITIADFPNNATLVYPQLASKLNTALKDFFNRRTKLQQVKRNGDMQIEGEITDYRLTPLSIQANALAAQTQLTMTVRFKYTNTKNPKDDLETTLSASQTFDSSKMLTAVQEALADEMVKEITEKIYNQTVARW
- the ruvX gene encoding Holliday junction resolvase RuvX, whose translation is MGRILAIDYGQKRVGIAVTDILRITANGLTTVPVAQIFEFLTDYFTKEQVDTVVVGLPKQMNNQPSESMRFITPFVNGFKKRFPAMTIEMYDERFTSVLAHKAMLDGGLKKKARQDKSLVDQISATIILQSYLESKRQF
- a CDS encoding NCS2 family permease translates to MLDRFFKLTDNKTNVRTEVIAGVTTFMTMAYILFLNPNILSVTGMDKNAVFFATAVGAGIVTIAMGLIANFPMALAPGMGLNALFATVAVAGVGMMSWQVGLGAVFISGIIFIILTVTRVRQILVVAVPTSMKLAITVGIGLFITIIGLKLSEVMTVSTAAIQPTMDAMGKNGGHALLKFFEWNVGIGSFKNPSMLLCIIGLTITAILMARKIKGALLIGIVVTTLIGIPMGVTVIPANFTFFALPDFHNLAVGALDIKGAFSMGIWTVVFTFTFVELFDTFGTLVGTANKAGLIDKDGNSPKIGKAMLVDAIGVSFGALMGTSTITTYVESAAGIGEGGRTGLTAITTGLLFLLALLIAPLAQLIPDAATAPALIIVGVLMASSIVDIDFKDFTEGFPAFMTFALMPFTYSIANGIAGGIVFYTILKVVTGQGKKVHWMMYLLFALVVARYIFLSE
- a CDS encoding TIGR01777 family oxidoreductase codes for the protein MATILITGGTGLIGNYLSRFLKEKGHTVALLSRSGKHSEEFPVYFWDIDKQIIDPKAITSADYIIHLAGENIGAKRWTEERKKEIISSRILPTQLLFDAISKSSHKPAAFISASAIGYYGAVTSSHIFTETDPAANDFLGHTCRQWESEVDRFQELAIRVVKIRTGIALTSAGGALEKIKKPVALGLGAPLGSGNQYMPWIHIDDLCHIYLKAIEDATMQGAYNAVAPEHATNRELMEAIARVLHKKIRLPKIPSTVLKLALGPMSEMLLTGSRVSSEKLIESGFQFRFANLQGSLTDLLKKEIRL